The genomic interval GCCCAGGCGCACGAGTTCGCCACGGGAGCCCTCGCGGCTCCCGGCTCCTCCTGACCCCGGCGAGGCGCCGCGCGGGCCCGCGGGGACCGCGCTGTGAGCCCGGCCATAGGCCGGAACGCGCCGGTCTGCGAGCATGCGCCGATGGGAGCGGAAGGCGAGCACGCACGGCTGTGGACCGCGGCGGGCAGTCCACAGGTGGAGCTCCTGGCCGCCCGCTTCGAGCGCTTCGCCTTCGACCGGCACAGCCATGAGCAGCTCTCGCTGGGCGTCATCGAACAGGGCGCCGAGGGGCTGCACATGGCCGGCGGCACGGTGGTGGTGCCGGCCGGGCAGCTGGTGATCATCAACCCCGGGCAGGTGCACACCGGCTTCGCCGCCGGGGAGTCCGGCTGGCGGTACCGGATGTTCTACTTCGACACCGCGATGGTCGACGAGCTGGCCCGCGAGCACCTGGGCGCCGGCGGCGTCTGGTTCCCGGACACGGCCGTACGGGACGCCGAACTGTTCGCCCGGCTGCGCCGCGTCCACCATGAGCAGGAGCGGGCCGGCGACCCGCTGACCGCCGAGTCCCTGCTGCTCGACGGCCTGGGCGCGGTGCTGCGCCGGCACGCCCGTACCGGCCGGGTCTCCTCCGCCGAGGCCGCCCAGGGGGCGCGCCGGGGCCCGGACCTGGCCCGGCAGTTGCTGCACGACCGGTGGACGGAGCCCGTCACCGTCGCCGAGCTCAGCGCCGCCGCGGGCATGCCGCGGGCGTCGCTCATCGCCGCCTTCCGCCGGGCGTACGGGCTGCCGCCGCACGCCTATCTGCTGCGGCTGCGCGCCAACCGCGCCCGGCGCCTGCTCCTGGCCGGGGAGCGGCCGGCCGAGGTGGCGGCCGCCACGGGGTTCTCCGACCAGGCGCACCTGACACGGGTCTGCAAGCGGTACTTCGGGGTCACGCCGGGGGCCATCCGCGCCCTCCGCGCCTGAGCGGGCCCTCCCCCGCGACTTTCGTTCAAGATCGCCGGCGGTCGTCGCCGCGAAGCTGTGCGGCGGCCGTACAGCAAGAGACGAAAGGCGGCTCGAACGATGGTGTGGGCGATAGCGGTTTCCCCGCTCGTCATGGTGCTGGGAATGATCACGGGGCTGCGCAGACCGGCGCACTGGGCGGCGGTCGCGGGCGCCGCCCTGGCGGCGGTGCTGATCTGGTGGCTGCCGGACTTCACCCTGCCGGACGATGTGCTGACCGAGGGCGCCGGAGGAGCCGGGCTGCTGGTGCTCAACGCCGCCGCGGTGATGCTGCCCGGGGTCTATCTGAGCCAGGTGCTCACCCGCCGCGAGGTGCACCGGTCGTTGCAGGAGTGGGTGCGGGGGCTGCCGCTGCCGGGGCCCGCGACGATCGCGCTGGTGGTGGCGGGCATCGCCCCCACTGTGGAGGCGCTCACCGGCTTCGGGGTGTCGCTGCTGGTCACCGTGCCCGTGCTGCTGGCCCTGGCGCCGGCCCCGACCGCGCTGCGGCAGGCCATGCTCGGCATGAACATCATGCCGTGGGGCACCCTCGGCCTCGCCACCGTCATCGGCGCCGGGCTCACCGGGCGGGGGACGGCCGCCATGGGCACCGCCACCGCCGTCACCAGTTGCCTGGTCTTCCCGCTGGTGACCGTGTGGGCGGCGCTGCTGACCCGGCCGAAGCACCGGTTCCGTACGGCCGTCATGGCCGCGGGCGCGGGTGCCGCGCTCTCACTCGGGCTGCTGGCGTTCAACCGGGCGGGCGTGGTCCAGCCCGCGGGCGTCCTGGCCGGGCTGTCCACGACGGCCGCCGGGCTGGTGCTGTGCACCGTCCGCCGGTCCCGGTCCGGCGGCGGGACCGGACCGGGTGAGGCGCCCGCGGGCCGGCTGCTGCCGCCGGCCTCGGTCCTGCGCGCGTACGGCCTCGTCCTCGGCGGGATCGCCGTCACCCGCGCGGTCAAGGCCCTGGGCGTCCCGCCCCTGGAACTGCACGCGGGCAACGCGAGCTTCGCGCTGCTGTCCTCGCCGTGCCTGCCGTTGCTGGCCGCCGCGCTGGTGCTGGACCGGGGCCGTCCGAACGGCCCGGACGCCCGCGCCGCGCTGGTCCGGGTCGGCCGGCCGCTGCTCGCCCTGACCGGGTTCGTCGCCCTCGGCCGGCTGATGGCGGACAGCGGCATGATCGGGGAGCTGGGCTCGGCGGTCGCCGGATCGCCGGCGCTGGTCATCGCGCTGGTCGCACCGGCGCTCGGCATGCTCAGCGGCTTCATCACCGGCTCGAACGTCGGCG from Streptomyces albireticuli carries:
- a CDS encoding AraC family transcriptional regulator, with protein sequence MGAEGEHARLWTAAGSPQVELLAARFERFAFDRHSHEQLSLGVIEQGAEGLHMAGGTVVVPAGQLVIINPGQVHTGFAAGESGWRYRMFYFDTAMVDELAREHLGAGGVWFPDTAVRDAELFARLRRVHHEQERAGDPLTAESLLLDGLGAVLRRHARTGRVSSAEAAQGARRGPDLARQLLHDRWTEPVTVAELSAAAGMPRASLIAAFRRAYGLPPHAYLLRLRANRARRLLLAGERPAEVAAATGFSDQAHLTRVCKRYFGVTPGAIRALRA
- a CDS encoding L-lactate permease, which codes for MVWAIAVSPLVMVLGMITGLRRPAHWAAVAGAALAAVLIWWLPDFTLPDDVLTEGAGGAGLLVLNAAAVMLPGVYLSQVLTRREVHRSLQEWVRGLPLPGPATIALVVAGIAPTVEALTGFGVSLLVTVPVLLALAPAPTALRQAMLGMNIMPWGTLGLATVIGAGLTGRGTAAMGTATAVTSCLVFPLVTVWAALLTRPKHRFRTAVMAAGAGAALSLGLLAFNRAGVVQPAGVLAGLSTTAAGLVLCTVRRSRSGGGTGPGEAPAGRLLPPASVLRAYGLVLGGIAVTRAVKALGVPPLELHAGNASFALLSSPCLPLLAAALVLDRGRPNGPDARAALVRVGRPLLALTGFVALGRLMADSGMIGELGSAVAGSPALVIALVAPALGMLSGFITGSNVGGNALMMPLQERLAPGGDGLDAWFAALQNSAAGHTVFTSLPMIMLILAVAGDRAKTAGVSEHTLLRFGLRVAAAVYAALAVTAVALVSFA